From a region of the Corallococcus coralloides DSM 2259 genome:
- a CDS encoding segregation and condensation protein A has translation MPRTPGDAFRVALPNFEGPLDLLLHLIKEHRVDIFDIPLALITARYLEYLERMRELNLDIAGEFLVMASTLAHLKSRMLLPRQDAAQVPEGADALAAVEEAQDPRAELVRRLLEYQKYKDAAEHLAKQDILDRDVFARKVPVEAVPIPEDEVGLQEISVLKLVEALDRVLERLTPKVQHEVVLERVSLSEAILRLAERLKKDGQVVFEALFTEAATRQEVVITFIAMLEMVKRRLIKVFQEEPLGPIQVTPNGDALEKLVPTEVDESDYR, from the coding sequence TTGCCGCGCACGCCCGGAGACGCCTTCCGGGTGGCGCTGCCCAACTTCGAGGGTCCCCTGGACCTGCTGCTCCATCTCATCAAGGAGCACCGGGTCGACATCTTCGACATCCCGCTGGCGCTGATTACCGCCAGGTACCTCGAGTACCTGGAGCGCATGCGGGAGCTGAACCTGGACATCGCCGGGGAGTTCCTGGTGATGGCCTCCACGCTCGCCCACTTGAAGAGCCGCATGCTCCTGCCCCGGCAGGACGCCGCCCAGGTGCCGGAAGGGGCGGACGCGCTCGCGGCGGTGGAGGAGGCGCAGGACCCTCGCGCGGAGCTGGTGCGCCGGCTGTTGGAGTACCAGAAGTACAAGGACGCCGCGGAGCACCTGGCCAAGCAGGACATCCTGGACCGGGACGTGTTCGCCCGGAAGGTGCCGGTGGAGGCGGTCCCCATCCCCGAGGACGAGGTGGGGCTCCAGGAAATCAGCGTCCTGAAGCTGGTGGAGGCGCTCGACCGGGTGCTCGAGCGGCTGACGCCCAAGGTGCAGCACGAGGTGGTGCTGGAGCGCGTCAGCCTGTCCGAGGCCATCCTCCGGCTGGCGGAGCGGCTCAAGAAGGACGGGCAGGTGGTGTTCGAGGCGCTGTTCACGGAGGCGGCCACGCGCCAGGAGGTGGTCATCACCTTCATCGCCATGCTGGAGATGGTGAAGCGCCGCCTCATCAAGGTCTTCCAGGAGGAGCCCCTGGGCCCCATCCAGGTGACGCCCAACGGGGACGCGCTGGAGAAGCTCGTCCCCACGGAGGTCGACGAGAGTGACTACCGGTAA
- the trpS gene encoding tryptophan--tRNA ligase, translating into MRILSGVQSSGRLHIGNYYGAMRQFVQLQAQGEAFYFIANYHALTTVRDPKLALDLTRDAALTYLSLGLDPKKAVLFRQSDVKEVLELNWILGTVVPQAHLERAHSYKDKIQNNISPDFGLFAYPVLMAADILLYGADQVPVGKDQIQHIEFARDWAVKFNTQYVPGYDPADPEGKERGHAPGILKLPSAFVQENAATVPGIDGRKMSKSYGNTLELFGDEKDIKKRIMSIKTDSTPVDAPKPTTDAPLYDLLKLMLPPGEFSDVDASWKAGGKGYGDFKKKLLEAFHVNFGPARQRRQELLNDPGELERILADGANRARAEATRLMDQVRRAVGIP; encoded by the coding sequence ATGCGGATTCTCTCAGGCGTCCAGTCGTCCGGAAGGCTGCACATCGGCAACTATTACGGGGCGATGCGGCAGTTCGTGCAGCTCCAGGCTCAGGGCGAGGCCTTCTACTTCATCGCCAACTACCACGCGCTCACCACCGTCCGGGACCCGAAGCTCGCGTTGGATCTGACGCGTGACGCGGCGCTCACGTACCTGTCGCTGGGCCTGGATCCGAAGAAGGCCGTCCTCTTCCGCCAGAGCGACGTGAAGGAGGTGCTGGAGCTCAACTGGATCCTCGGCACCGTGGTGCCCCAGGCCCACCTGGAGCGCGCGCACAGCTACAAGGACAAGATCCAGAACAACATCAGCCCGGACTTCGGTCTGTTCGCCTACCCGGTCCTGATGGCCGCGGACATCCTGCTCTACGGCGCGGACCAGGTGCCGGTGGGCAAGGATCAGATCCAGCACATCGAGTTCGCGCGCGACTGGGCCGTGAAGTTCAACACCCAGTACGTCCCCGGCTACGACCCGGCGGATCCGGAAGGGAAGGAGCGGGGCCACGCGCCCGGCATCCTCAAGCTGCCGTCCGCCTTCGTGCAGGAGAACGCCGCCACGGTGCCCGGCATCGACGGACGCAAGATGTCCAAGTCCTACGGCAACACGCTGGAGCTGTTCGGCGACGAGAAGGACATCAAGAAGCGCATCATGTCCATCAAGACGGACTCCACGCCCGTGGACGCGCCCAAGCCCACCACGGACGCGCCGCTGTACGACCTGCTCAAGCTGATGCTCCCACCCGGCGAGTTCTCCGACGTGGACGCGTCCTGGAAGGCCGGCGGCAAGGGCTACGGCGACTTCAAGAAGAAGCTGCTGGAGGCCTTCCACGTCAACTTCGGCCCCGCCCGCCAGCGCCGGCAGGAGCTGCTCAACGACCCTGGCGAGTTGGAGCGCATCCTCGCGGACGGCGCCAACCGCGCCCGGGCGGAAGCCACCCGCCTGATGGACCAGGTGAGACGGGCCGTGGGAATCCCCTGA
- the scpB gene encoding SMC-Scp complex subunit ScpB: MTTGNGPDDGDETPAPGTPGGPGQFSEEEIAAVTGPGPDDAELDGVEAAAIEEDSDDNDSVPDLQSSFEKLLAKSRNLSPDRIRTVLESVLFVAERPLSVDELYQATGIPRDPILQALDQLSGIHREGISGVVLYEVAGGWQFRTDPHSAEYVRRYLRVKPQRLTRAAVETLAIIAYRQPVTRPELEDIRGVDCGAVLKALMDRKLVKILGKREEVGRPILYGTTREFLEFFALKDLSALPTLREFHELTQEHREIVEKEAAPPPPKAEGTVAALSDPNFTKRMEKNEAASEAALEELEEAMAAAERSQKVSASILESPPSPEKGDSEGPKPE, from the coding sequence GTGACTACCGGTAACGGTCCCGACGACGGTGACGAGACGCCCGCCCCCGGCACGCCCGGCGGCCCCGGACAGTTCTCCGAGGAGGAGATCGCCGCCGTCACCGGCCCGGGCCCCGACGATGCGGAGCTGGACGGGGTGGAGGCGGCCGCCATCGAGGAGGACTCGGACGACAACGACAGCGTCCCGGACCTCCAGTCCTCCTTCGAGAAGCTGCTCGCCAAGAGCCGCAACCTCTCCCCGGACCGCATCCGCACGGTGCTGGAGAGCGTGCTCTTCGTCGCCGAGCGCCCCCTGTCCGTGGACGAGCTCTACCAGGCCACCGGCATCCCCAGGGATCCCATCCTCCAGGCGCTGGATCAGCTCTCCGGCATCCACCGCGAGGGCATCAGCGGCGTCGTCCTCTACGAGGTGGCGGGCGGGTGGCAGTTCCGCACGGACCCCCACTCCGCGGAGTATGTCCGGCGCTACCTGCGGGTGAAGCCGCAGCGGCTCACCCGCGCGGCGGTGGAGACGCTGGCCATCATCGCGTACCGGCAGCCCGTCACCCGGCCGGAGCTGGAGGACATCCGCGGCGTGGACTGCGGCGCGGTGCTCAAGGCGCTGATGGACCGCAAGCTGGTGAAAATCCTGGGGAAGCGGGAAGAAGTCGGCCGCCCCATCCTTTATGGAACCACGCGCGAGTTCCTGGAGTTCTTCGCGCTGAAGGACCTCTCCGCGCTGCCCACGCTCCGGGAATTCCATGAGTTGACCCAGGAGCACCGGGAAATCGTGGAGAAGGAAGCGGCGCCGCCGCCTCCGAAGGCGGAGGGGACGGTGGCGGCGCTGTCGGACCCGAACTTCACGAAGCGGATGGAGAAGAACGAGGCGGCCAGCGAGGCCGCTTTGGAAGAGCTGGAGGAGGCCATGGCGGCCGCGGAGCGGAGCCAGAAGGTCAGCGCCAGCATCCTGGAAAGCCCCCCATCGCCCGAGAAGGGTGATAGCGAGGGGCCCAAGCCCGAGTGA
- a CDS encoding RNA ligase family protein produces the protein MRFRPFLKMSSAGDARGQASPSGSWVALEKLHGAQLVLGVQDGVVHFGKRKAWLEEGDSFFGWQLLRLSLSNAALEAVRTLGLSDARVYLYGELLGGRYPHPEVPAVPGMMPVQTGIWYAPGLHWVLFDILVARSDEDEGVMLSHRDVETAARAAGVHTPPLVARGTRAQMEAAPTRALTRLPAMLGLPPLADNWAEGLVIKSEQPVAPGQRVAFKRKIEEFNEARFDESTAWDAHQRLSFTELQDWASRLVNPARIASALSKCGRGNAEAVVSEVELDVRVDLELAFPTACQSLDPASEERLAVHVRELARPLIRQAMDAA, from the coding sequence ATGCGCTTCCGACCCTTCCTGAAGATGTCCTCCGCGGGTGATGCACGGGGGCAGGCCAGTCCGTCCGGGAGCTGGGTGGCATTGGAGAAGCTCCATGGCGCGCAGCTCGTCCTGGGTGTGCAGGACGGGGTGGTCCACTTTGGCAAGCGCAAGGCCTGGCTCGAGGAGGGGGACTCCTTCTTTGGCTGGCAGTTGCTGCGCCTGTCCTTGAGCAACGCGGCCCTGGAGGCGGTCCGGACGCTGGGGCTCAGCGACGCGCGTGTCTATCTGTACGGAGAGCTGCTGGGAGGCCGTTATCCCCACCCGGAGGTCCCCGCCGTGCCGGGGATGATGCCGGTCCAGACGGGCATCTGGTACGCGCCGGGCCTTCACTGGGTGCTGTTCGATATCCTCGTGGCCCGGTCGGACGAGGACGAAGGGGTGATGCTCTCGCATCGCGACGTGGAGACGGCCGCGAGGGCCGCCGGGGTGCACACGCCGCCCCTCGTGGCGCGAGGAACCCGGGCGCAGATGGAAGCCGCGCCCACGCGAGCGCTGACGCGGCTCCCGGCGATGCTGGGCCTGCCCCCGCTGGCAGACAATTGGGCGGAAGGGCTCGTCATCAAGAGCGAGCAGCCCGTGGCACCGGGGCAGCGCGTCGCCTTCAAGCGGAAGATCGAGGAGTTCAACGAGGCGCGCTTCGATGAGAGCACGGCCTGGGATGCCCACCAGCGGCTGTCCTTCACCGAGCTCCAGGACTGGGCCTCACGACTGGTGAATCCCGCGCGGATCGCCAGCGCCCTGTCGAAGTGCGGGCGCGGCAACGCCGAGGCCGTGGTGAGCGAGGTGGAGCTGGATGTCCGGGTGGATCTGGAGCTGGCCTTCCCTACCGCGTGTCAGTCCCTGGATCCGGCGAGCGAGGAACGTCTGGCCGTGCATGTTCGTGAGCTTGCCCGGCCACTCATCCGGCAGGCCATGGATGCCGCCTGA
- a CDS encoding pseudouridine synthase: protein MAAERLQKYLARAGVASRRHAEELITSGRVGVNNETVTELGSRVEPGVDLVTVDGKLVTPPEESSYYLLYKPVGVVTTLSDPQGRPTVASYVEETGRRLFPVGRLDYDAEGALLFTDDGALAHKLTHPSFQVPRTYLAKVKGAPDMPTLEKLRGGVRLEDGMATPVSVDVFEKAERNTWLKIVVAEGRPHLIKRLCAAVGHPVVRLFRPNYAGVGVEGLRPGELRPLKTAEVMQLTEVAEGRAQPNASDLKLPPRRHGRSAPGFGGADDDDIELSMDDDAPVAPRKTERAAKKAPATGPKTREARPERKEWKGVQDGGTRPPKFAKRGATLAADDDADLDDVPTFDDEGDETESDAAEGATYGKAARGAGRGGKSEGERAPRGAARFGKPAGAGRSEGGASRGGGRFGAEGGASRGGGRFGAEGGASRGGGRFGKPAGAGRGGDEAPRGRFGKPARAGAEGDAPRGGGRFGKPAGGSRFGGEEGGARGGGRFGKPAGRFGDEGGARGGGRFGKPAGRFGGEEGGAPRGGGRFGKPAGAGRSEGGASRFGGEEGGARGAGRFGKPARAGRGGDEAPRSGFGRPARADAEGGASRGGDRFGKPSSRFGGEEGSAPRGGSRFGKPAGRGGDEGAPRGGGRFGAEGGASRGGGRFGKPSGRFGDEGGAPRGGGRFGKPAGRFGDEGGARGGGRFGKPAGRFGAEGGAPRGGGRFGKPAGGSRFGKPAGAGRGGDEGGAPRGRFGKPAGGSRFGGEEGGARGGGRFGKPAGAGRSEGGARGGARFGKPAGAGGDRPERREWKPRGESAGRPERKPRGEDSGSRSRGGGESSSSASGERIVRAGVKKAPPGERGGGYQEFKERKTRASEPRWNSKAPRGGAGRPPPRGGRSR, encoded by the coding sequence ATGGCGGCGGAACGTTTGCAGAAGTACCTGGCTCGCGCGGGAGTTGCTTCGCGCCGGCACGCGGAAGAACTCATCACCTCCGGTCGCGTCGGAGTGAACAACGAGACGGTGACGGAGCTGGGCAGCCGGGTGGAGCCCGGAGTGGACCTGGTGACCGTCGATGGGAAGCTCGTCACGCCGCCCGAAGAGTCGTCCTACTACCTGCTGTACAAGCCCGTGGGCGTCGTGACGACGCTGTCGGATCCGCAGGGCCGGCCCACGGTGGCCAGCTATGTGGAGGAGACGGGCCGCCGCTTGTTCCCCGTGGGACGTCTGGACTACGACGCCGAAGGAGCGCTGCTCTTCACGGATGACGGCGCGCTGGCGCACAAGCTCACGCATCCGAGCTTCCAGGTGCCGCGCACGTACCTGGCGAAGGTGAAGGGCGCGCCGGACATGCCCACGCTGGAGAAGCTGCGCGGGGGCGTGCGGCTGGAAGACGGCATGGCCACGCCGGTGTCCGTGGACGTCTTCGAGAAGGCCGAACGCAACACCTGGCTGAAGATCGTCGTGGCGGAAGGCCGTCCGCACCTCATCAAGCGCCTGTGCGCGGCGGTGGGGCACCCGGTGGTGCGCCTGTTCCGTCCGAACTACGCGGGCGTGGGCGTGGAGGGGCTGCGCCCTGGCGAGCTGCGGCCGCTGAAGACCGCGGAAGTGATGCAGCTGACGGAGGTGGCGGAAGGCCGTGCGCAGCCGAATGCCTCGGACCTGAAGCTGCCGCCGCGCCGTCACGGCCGTTCGGCGCCGGGCTTCGGCGGGGCGGATGACGACGACATCGAGCTGTCGATGGACGACGACGCGCCGGTGGCGCCGCGCAAGACGGAGCGCGCGGCGAAGAAGGCTCCTGCGACGGGGCCCAAGACCCGCGAGGCGCGTCCGGAGCGCAAGGAGTGGAAGGGCGTGCAGGACGGTGGCACGCGTCCGCCGAAGTTCGCGAAGCGCGGGGCGACGCTGGCCGCGGACGACGACGCGGATCTGGATGACGTGCCGACGTTCGACGACGAAGGTGACGAGACGGAGTCGGACGCCGCCGAGGGAGCCACCTACGGCAAGGCCGCGCGAGGCGCGGGCCGTGGCGGTAAGTCCGAGGGTGAGCGTGCTCCCCGTGGCGCCGCGCGGTTCGGCAAGCCGGCCGGTGCGGGCCGCTCCGAGGGTGGTGCGTCGCGCGGTGGTGGCCGGTTTGGCGCCGAGGGCGGTGCCTCCCGTGGCGGTGGCCGGTTCGGCGCCGAGGGCGGTGCGTCGCGCGGTGGTGGCCGGTTCGGTAAGCCGGCCGGCGCGGGTCGTGGTGGTGACGAAGCGCCGCGCGGTCGCTTCGGCAAGCCGGCCCGTGCTGGCGCAGAGGGCGATGCTCCCCGTGGCGGTGGCCGCTTCGGCAAGCCGGCGGGCGGCAGCCGCTTCGGTGGCGAAGAGGGTGGCGCTCGTGGCGGTGGCCGTTTCGGCAAGCCCGCGGGTCGCTTCGGTGACGAGGGTGGCGCTCGTGGCGGTGGCCGCTTCGGCAAGCCCGCGGGTCGCTTCGGCGGTGAAGAGGGCGGCGCTCCTCGTGGCGGTGGCCGCTTCGGCAAGCCCGCCGGTGCGGGTCGTTCCGAGGGTGGCGCGAGCCGTTTCGGTGGCGAAGAGGGTGGCGCTCGTGGCGCGGGCCGTTTCGGCAAGCCGGCCCGGGCAGGCCGCGGTGGTGATGAGGCTCCGCGCAGCGGCTTCGGCAGGCCGGCCCGTGCGGACGCCGAGGGTGGCGCGTCGCGAGGCGGCGACCGCTTCGGCAAGCCTTCGAGCCGCTTCGGAGGTGAAGAGGGAAGTGCGCCGCGCGGTGGCAGCCGGTTCGGAAAGCCGGCGGGCCGTGGCGGTGACGAAGGCGCCCCGCGCGGTGGCGGTCGCTTCGGCGCCGAGGGTGGCGCGTCGCGCGGCGGTGGCCGTTTCGGCAAGCCTTCGGGCCGCTTCGGTGACGAGGGTGGCGCGCCTCGCGGTGGTGGTCGCTTCGGCAAGCCCGCGGGTCGCTTCGGTGACGAGGGTGGCGCTCGTGGCGGTGGCCGTTTCGGCAAGCCCGCGGGTCGCTTCGGCGCCGAGGGCGGTGCTCCTCGCGGCGGTGGTCGCTTCGGCAAGCCGGCGGGTGGCAGCCGCTTCGGCAAGCCGGCCGGTGCGGGCCGTGGCGGTGACGAAGGCGGCGCTCCTCGCGGCCGCTTCGGCAAGCCGGCGGGTGGCAGCCGCTTCGGCGGCGAAGAGGGTGGCGCCCGTGGCGGTGGCCGCTTCGGCAAGCCCGCCGGCGCGGGTCGTTCCGAGGGCGGCGCGCGCGGTGGTGCCCGCTTCGGCAAGCCTGCTGGCGCGGGCGGTGACCGTCCGGAGCGCCGTGAGTGGAAGCCGCGCGGCGAGTCCGCCGGCCGTCCCGAGCGGAAGCCCCGTGGCGAGGACTCCGGCAGCCGGTCTCGCGGCGGCGGTGAGTCCTCGTCCAGCGCCTCCGGCGAGCGCATCGTCCGCGCGGGCGTGAAGAAGGCCCCTCCGGGCGAGCGCGGCGGCGGCTACCAGGAATTCAAGGAGCGCAAGACCCGCGCCTCGGAGCCGCGCTGGAACAGCAAGGCGCCTCGGGGAGGGGCAGGCCGTCCGCCCCCTCGTGGTGGCCGCTCCCGCTGA
- a CDS encoding DUF4388 domain-containing protein, with protein MEAFTGNLASYRLQLVLPPLFATPGVEGTLRVERGAVRREFYLRDGHLVGVASTDPREHLAQVLVNLRILDAPRAAAAFEAAEGANLPYGTFLVQRCFVELSQLTEAMEHKAREALFDCYAWESGEVEFTPGLPLSGRAVGLRLPLSTLHRDAVSRVQEWAQFRDIFPRLDTTFRVFREFAVETFSEEEDVLLDLAVGGATLGELLASAREAPLFAARWVLHLYRRGALAPHRSTGLTVGESTEFTELLALVRAFLSSRKYDLAVALAAQVLERGPVPEAHALYREAEVGLTLALSDALFALDGRLVFEPIPRPAPPDLTADDLYLYSKLRGSRSIRQALRTAAMGELAASRSVERLRAAGLIRVAPLEPGAPEPAPRRTTTDPYGLNLGDLGGN; from the coding sequence ATGGAAGCGTTCACAGGAAACCTGGCCAGCTACCGGCTCCAGTTGGTGTTGCCCCCGCTGTTCGCGACGCCTGGAGTGGAGGGGACGCTGCGGGTGGAGCGGGGCGCGGTGCGCCGGGAGTTCTACCTGCGGGACGGGCACCTGGTGGGGGTGGCCTCCACGGATCCGAGGGAGCACCTGGCGCAGGTGCTGGTGAACCTGCGCATCCTGGACGCGCCCCGGGCGGCGGCGGCGTTCGAGGCGGCGGAAGGGGCGAACCTGCCCTACGGCACGTTCCTGGTGCAGCGCTGCTTCGTGGAGCTGTCGCAGCTGACGGAGGCGATGGAGCACAAGGCGCGCGAGGCGCTGTTCGACTGCTACGCCTGGGAGTCGGGCGAGGTGGAGTTCACGCCGGGGCTGCCCCTGTCCGGGCGGGCGGTGGGCCTGCGGCTGCCATTGAGCACGCTGCACCGGGACGCGGTGTCGCGGGTGCAGGAGTGGGCGCAGTTCCGGGACATCTTCCCGCGCCTGGACACCACGTTCCGGGTGTTCCGCGAGTTCGCGGTGGAGACGTTCTCCGAGGAGGAGGACGTGCTCCTGGACCTGGCGGTCGGCGGCGCGACGCTGGGCGAGCTGCTGGCGAGCGCGAGGGAGGCCCCGCTGTTCGCGGCGCGCTGGGTGCTGCACCTGTATCGGCGCGGAGCGCTGGCGCCGCACCGGTCGACGGGCCTCACGGTGGGCGAGTCCACGGAGTTCACGGAGCTGTTGGCGCTGGTGCGCGCGTTCCTGTCGTCGCGAAAGTACGACCTGGCGGTGGCGTTGGCGGCGCAGGTGCTGGAGCGGGGGCCGGTGCCGGAGGCGCACGCGCTGTACCGCGAGGCGGAGGTGGGGCTGACGCTGGCGTTGAGTGATGCGCTGTTCGCGTTGGACGGGAGGCTGGTGTTCGAGCCCATCCCCCGCCCTGCCCCGCCGGATCTGACGGCGGACGACCTGTATCTCTACTCCAAGCTGAGGGGCAGCCGGAGCATCCGTCAGGCGCTGCGCACGGCGGCCATGGGAGAGCTGGCCGCGTCACGGTCCGTGGAGCGGCTGAGGGCCGCGGGGTTGATCCGCGTGGCCCCGCTGGAGCCCGGTGCGCCGGAGCCGGCACCGCGGCGGACGACGACGGATCCCTACGGTTTGAATCTGGGGGACCTGGGCGGAAACTGA
- a CDS encoding DUF2019 domain-containing protein: MSARKFQKASIEELVQWYAEGSVAYGQALEAADSRAANRANDRIMGAYQELRSRDALSQLIPLLKSEDETLRMHVAAHVLEFAPEIGEPTLLWLAKRPGLLGFRAEYVLKAWREGTLKFS; this comes from the coding sequence ATGAGTGCCCGCAAGTTTCAGAAGGCCAGCATCGAAGAGCTTGTCCAGTGGTACGCGGAGGGCTCGGTCGCGTATGGACAGGCGCTGGAGGCTGCGGACTCGCGGGCCGCCAACAGAGCCAACGACAGGATCATGGGGGCCTACCAGGAGCTTCGGAGCCGTGATGCGCTGTCCCAGCTCATCCCCCTGCTCAAGAGCGAGGACGAAACCCTGCGGATGCACGTCGCGGCCCACGTCCTGGAATTCGCCCCCGAGATTGGCGAGCCAACGTTGCTCTGGCTCGCGAAGCGTCCCGGACTCCTCGGGTTCCGTGCGGAGTACGTCCTCAAGGCCTGGCGCGAGGGCACGCTCAAGTTCTCCTGA
- a CDS encoding PAS domain-containing protein — protein MNPTPYTPPTGEPFPLQATSLESIDALIQRVDGMSETELDHLPLGMIQLDGQGRILKFNRTEASLARIQAREQIGKNFFYDVAPCTRVRQFFGLFQEGVRAKKLYQTFGFVFRFAHGARHVAITLFYSDKTDSVWVLVSDKKMPDAR, from the coding sequence ATGAACCCGACCCCGTACACTCCCCCCACTGGCGAACCCTTTCCCCTGCAAGCGACTTCGCTGGAATCGATTGATGCGCTCATCCAGCGCGTCGACGGCATGTCGGAGACGGAGCTGGATCATCTGCCGCTGGGGATGATCCAGCTCGACGGGCAGGGCCGGATCCTCAAGTTCAACCGGACCGAGGCCTCGCTGGCGCGCATCCAGGCGCGCGAGCAGATCGGCAAGAACTTCTTCTACGACGTCGCGCCGTGCACCCGCGTGCGGCAGTTCTTCGGCCTGTTCCAGGAGGGCGTGCGAGCGAAGAAGCTCTACCAGACGTTCGGCTTCGTCTTCCGCTTCGCGCACGGCGCGCGCCACGTGGCCATCACGCTGTTCTACAGCGACAAGACGGATTCGGTCTGGGTGCTGGTGTCCGACAAGAAGATGCCCGACGCGCGCTGA
- a CDS encoding glutathione S-transferase family protein, which translates to MSTNALPPLTLLELADTGLPGIESYSPFCLKAHRALKYAGLPYARGCADNPASHRAHNPTGQVPVLLVGKEAVPDSTAILARIQQLAPGRIDASPEALLWEELADTSLNGFLVAARWADDRNWPRTRAAFFHFMPAPVRAVVPTLIRRKQVERLVGRDVWRAGAEACWRRFGALLDQLDARAPEQGFWLSGALSVADLALFAQLQSLRTPLTPWQGAEVERRGRLSAWLGRVDAATRTASVPLRAAS; encoded by the coding sequence ATGAGCACGAACGCCTTGCCACCCCTGACCCTGCTGGAGCTGGCCGACACCGGCCTGCCGGGCATCGAGAGCTACTCTCCCTTCTGCCTCAAGGCCCACCGGGCCCTGAAGTACGCAGGGCTGCCCTACGCGCGAGGCTGCGCGGACAACCCGGCCTCGCACCGCGCGCACAACCCCACGGGCCAGGTGCCGGTGTTGCTGGTGGGGAAGGAGGCGGTGCCGGACTCCACGGCCATCCTCGCGCGCATCCAGCAGCTGGCGCCGGGGCGCATCGACGCGTCGCCGGAGGCGCTGCTCTGGGAGGAGCTGGCGGACACGTCGCTCAACGGCTTCCTGGTCGCGGCGCGCTGGGCGGATGACCGCAACTGGCCCCGGACGCGCGCCGCGTTCTTCCACTTCATGCCGGCGCCGGTGCGCGCGGTGGTTCCAACGCTGATCCGCCGCAAGCAGGTGGAGCGGCTGGTGGGGCGCGACGTCTGGCGCGCGGGCGCGGAGGCCTGCTGGCGCCGGTTCGGGGCGCTGTTGGACCAGTTGGATGCGCGGGCGCCGGAGCAGGGCTTCTGGCTGTCAGGGGCGCTGAGCGTGGCGGACCTGGCCCTGTTCGCGCAGCTGCAGAGCCTGCGGACGCCGCTCACGCCCTGGCAGGGCGCGGAGGTGGAGCGGCGCGGGCGCTTGAGCGCGTGGCTCGGACGGGTGGACGCGGCGACCCGCACCGCGAGCGTGCCCCTGCGCGCCGCGAGCTGA